A single Lactuca sativa cultivar Salinas chromosome 8, Lsat_Salinas_v11, whole genome shotgun sequence DNA region contains:
- the LOC111903781 gene encoding uncharacterized protein LOC111903781, with protein sequence MDASKSLRDTGFAKLLSKVFSFCQKHDINIVEITENYVTSRGHKTKVTNQFHFEVEMFNAVMDMQIKKFGDRFSELSTQLLEYMGALSLYFNDAERMQLDGELEIYYHALHKDDRFTSLQRTSDLSRLMVEMGKHRSYPMVYRLLKLVLVLPVATATVERCFSVMKFLKMDLRNKIGDDFLNDAMISYVEKEALMKVKIKDVMDRFQKMCNRRCQI encoded by the exons ATGGATGCATCGAAGTCTTTAAGAGACACGGGGTTTGCTAAACTTTTATCGAAGGTATTCTCTTTTTGTCAAAAACATGATATTAATATTGTGGAGATAACGGAAAATTATGTCACATCAAGAGGCCATAAGACTAAAGTTACTAATCAATTTCATTTTGAAGTTGAAATGTTCAACGCCGTCATGGATATGCAAATTAAAAAATTCGGGGACCGATTTAGTGAACTTAGCACCCAATTACTAGAATACATGGGGGCTTTGAGTCTTT ATTTTAATGATGCGGAGAGGATGCAACTTGATGGTGAACTTGAAATATATTATCACGCTTTGCATAAAGATGACCGGTTCACTAGTTTGCAAAGAACTTCTGACCTTTCTCGTTTGATGGTGGAAATGGGGAAACATCGGTCTTATCCTATGGTTTATAGGTTGTTGAAGTTGGTTTTGGTTTTACCCGTTGCAACTGCAACAGTCGAAAGATGTTTTTCAGTGATGAAGTTTTTGAAGATGGATTTGCGTAACAAAATAGGTGATGATTTTTTGAACGATGCCATGATTTCTTATGTTGAAAAAGAAGCACTTATGAAAGTCAAGATCAAAGATGTAATGGATCGGTTTCAAAAAATGTGTAACCGTAGATGTCAAATTTAG
- the LOC111903726 gene encoding NADP-dependent D-sorbitol-6-phosphate dehydrogenase encodes MAITLNSGFKMPIIGLGVWRMEGKDIKDLLLNAIKIGYRHFDCAADYQNEVEVGEALAEAFKTGLVKREDLFITTKLWNSDHGHVLEACKASLKKLQLDYLDLFLVHFPIATKHTGIGTTDSALDEDGVLDINTTISLETTWHAMEETVSMGLVRSIGISNYDIFLTRDCLAYSKIKPAVNQIETHPYFQRESLVKFCQKHGIAITAHTPLGGSVANTEWFGSVSCLDDPDLKGLADKYKKSVAQVVLRWGIQRNTIIIPKSSKKERVEENFKVFDFELTNEDMELIKGKDRKYRTNNPAKFWGVDLYA; translated from the exons ATGGCGATTACCCTCAACAGTGGTTTCAAAATGCCCATAATCGGATTGGGTGTGTGGCGTATGGAGGGTAAAGACATCAAAGATCTCCTCCTTAACGCTATTAAAATCGGGTATCGTCATTTCGACTGCGCTG CTGATTACCAAAATGAAGTGGAAGTGGGAGAGGCACTAGCTGAGGCATTTAAGACAGGATTGGTGAAGAGGGAGGATCTCTTCATTACCACAAag CTATGGAACTCAGACCATGGACATGTTTTGGAAGCTTGTAAAGCAAGCTTAAAAAAGCTTCAACTTGATTATCTGGATCTCTTCCTTGTTCACTTCCCCATAGCAACAAAACATACtg GAATTGGTACAACTGATAGTGCATTAGATGAAGATGGTGTTCTGGATATTAACACCACCATTTCATTAGAGACTACATGGCATGCTATGGAAGAAACTGTCTCCATGGGGTTGGTTCGCAGCATTGGGATCAG CAACTACGACATATTTTTGACTAGAGATTGCTTAGCATACTCGAAAATAAAGCCAGCTGTAAATCAGATTGAAACACATCCGTATTTTCAACGGGAATCGCTCGTGAAATTCTGCCAAAAGCACGGGATTGCAATCACGGCCCACACCCCACTCGGTGGCTCGGTGGCTAATACTGAATGGTTCGGTTCGGTTTCTTGTTTGGACGATCCAGATCTGAAA GGTTTGGCTGATAAATACAAGAAGAGTGTTGCACAAGTGGTTCTTCGATGGGGAATACAAAGAAACACTATAATCATCCCTAAATCATCGAAGAAAGAGCGAGTTGAAGAGAACTTTAAAGTGTTTGACTTTGAGTTGACCAATGAGGATATGGAGCTTATCAAGGGGAAGGACCGAAAGTATCGGACCAATAACCCGGCCAAATTTTGGGGTGTTGATCTTTATGCTTAA